The Rhododendron vialii isolate Sample 1 chromosome 6a, ASM3025357v1 genome includes a window with the following:
- the LOC131328405 gene encoding uncharacterized protein LOC131328405, giving the protein MPRIDPEIVEHRILLYPNAKPVKQKLRRMKPDWVLKINEEVTKQIDAGFLLVTEYPQWVINIVPIPKKDGRITVCVDFRDLNKASPKDDFPLPHIDVLDREKTTFVTECGTFCYRVMSFGLKNAGFTYQRATTTLLHDMIHKEVEVYVDDMIVKAKEQEGHLPALRKFFERIKKYRMHLNPAKCTFRVTAEKMLGFMITTCGIEVDPSKIKAILEMELPWSVKDVRSFLGNVQFISRFIAKLTSTCEPIFCLLKKGEPFKWDDKCQKAFEAIRTYLQNPLEEDDGVERAVHYLSKKMVGCEERYTPLEKTKSIKGRAVADFLADYPVERGEDAEFKFLDEDVMTLTEDVWKLYFDGAANQKGFGIDVLLIAPDGSHIPLAFKLNFEVTNNQAEYEAYIVGMEATIEIGIEKLEVVGDSNLVTFTHVPRLKNQFADALATLASMVEIPIGVKLRPIIIEQRDTLDIWRFVERGEYHTEASKKDKIALQRMAAQYIICGGILYRRSHCGMHKLCIYGAEARRVMEEIHEGVCGPHMNGMMLAKKILR; this is encoded by the exons ATGCCCAGAATCGATCCTGAAATCGTGGAACATCGGATCCTCCTTTATCCTAATGCAAAACCCGTAAAACAGAAACTGAGGCGCATGAAACCTGATTGGGTGCTTAAGATAAATGAAGAAGTTACCAAACAGATTGATGCAGGATTTCTACTAGTAACAGAATACCCTCAATGGGTCATAAACATTGTTCCTATCCCCAAAAAGGATGGTAGAATTACGGTTTGCGTTGATTTCAGGGACCTCAACAAAGCAAGTCCAAAAGATGACTTCCCATTGCCACATATTGATGTGCTG GATCGGGAGAAGACCACGTTTGTCACTGAATGTGGGACTTTTTGCTATCGGGTAATGTCTTTCGGACTAAAGAACGCAGGATTCACTTATCAGCGGGCCACCACGACCTTGTTGCACGACATGATCCACAAGGAAGTGGAGgtttacgttgatgacatgatcgttAAGGCCAAGGAGCAGGAAGGGCATTTACCTGCACTCAGGAAGTTCTttgaaaggataaaaaaatataggATGCACCTTAACCCGGCCAAATGCACGTTTAGGGTCACGGCTGAAaaaatgctcgggttcatgatTACCACTTGTGGTATTGAAGTTGACCCCTCAAAAATCAAGGCTATTCTAGAAATGGAGCTGCCATGGTCTGTAAAGGATGTGAGGAGTTTTCTCGGCAATGTGCAGTTTATCAGTCGGTTCATTGCCAAACTAACTTCAACTTGTGAACCAATCTTTTGCCTGCTCAAGAAAGGTGAGCCGTTCAAATGGGACGACAAGTGTCAGAAGGCTTTCGAAGCAATTCGGACTTATCTGCAAAATCCACTG GAAGAAGACGATGGGGTTGAAAGAGCTGTgcactatctgagcaagaagatggtcggatgTGAAGAGCGTTATACTCCATTAGAGAAGAC GAAGTCCATAAAAGGGAGAGCTGTTGCTGACTTCTTAGCAGACTACCCAGTCGAAAGAGGTGAAGATGCTGAGTTTAAGTTTCTTGACGAAGACGTAATGACTCTAACTGAAGATGTTTGGAAGTTGTATTTCGATGGGGCAGCTAATCAGAAAGGGTTTGGAATTGACGTGCTGTTAATAGCACCCGACGGTTCTCACATTCCACTCGCATTTAAGCTAAACTTTGAGGTTACCAACAATCAAGCAGAGTACGAGGCTTACATTGTAGGTATGGAAGCAACAATTGAAATTGGTATAGAGAAATTAGAGGTAGTaggagattccaacctg GTAACTTTTACTCATGTGCCGAGACTCAAGAATCAGTTTGCAGACGCCTTGGCCACATTGGCATCCATGGTTGAAATTCCCATTGGTGTGAAGCTAAGGCCAATTATAATCGAACAAAGGGATACACTG GACATTTGGAGGTTCGTGGAAAGAGGAGAATACCACACTGAAGCAAGCAAGAAAGACAAGATTGCCCTCCAGAGGATGGCGGCTCAATACATCATTTGCGGTGGAATTCTATATCGGAGGTCGCATTGcggcatgcacaagttatgcatCTATGGTGCAGAAGCAAGAAGGGTAATGGAAGAGATTCATGAAGGTGtgtgtggccctcacatgaacGGCATGATGCTTGCCAAGAAGATCCTCAGGTAG
- the LOC131328406 gene encoding uncharacterized mitochondrial protein AtMg00810-like, whose translation MSARGKVLLIVYVDDIIITGDDQKGFEELKQFLHSQFHTKDLGKLWYFLGIEVARSKDGISLSQRKYVLDILEETGLLGAKPVETPLDPNVKLCVDQGEEFPHPDQYRRLVGKLNYLTNTRPDISFAVSMAHPGRGLFYRSNGPLRVEVFTDADWAGSPSDRRSTIGYCTFVGGNLVTWKSKKQTMVVRSSAEAEYHAMDYTTCEVVWLRSFLEELGFQVQLPIPMYCDNQAAIHIASNLVFHERTKHIEHGSGICDIAARISHILSPW comes from the exons ATGTCAGCTCGagggaaagtattgctcattgTCTATGTTGACGACATTATTATTACTGGAGACGATCAGAAAGGGTTTGAAGAGCTAAAACAATTCTTACATAGTCAGTTTCACACTAAAGACTTGGGTAAGCTATggtatttcttgggtattgaggtagcaaggtCTAAGGATGGGATTAGTTTGTCCCAGAgaaaatatgtgttggatattctagaAGAGACAGGTTTGTTGGGAGCCAAGCCTGTGGAGACTCCGTtggatcctaatgtcaaactttgtgttgatcagggggaggAGTTTCCTCATCCCGACCAATATCGTCGCTTGGTTGGTAAgttgaattatcttaccaatacCCGTCCTGATATCTCGTTTGCTGTTAGTATG gctcatcctggacgtggCTTATTTTACCGTTCCAATGGTCCTCTGCGTGTTGAGGTGtttactgatgcagattgggcagggTCTCCTTCTGATAGACGTTCAACAATTGGTTattgtacttttgttggtggtAATCTAGTTACCTGGAAGAGTAAGAAGCAGACTATGGTAGTAAGGTCTAGTGCGGAAGCAGAATATCATGCTATGGATTATACTACGTGTGAGGTTGTTTGGCTGAGATCATTTCTTGAGGAGCTGGGATTTCAGGTGCAATTGCccattcctatgtattgtgataatcaggcgGCGATACATATTGCCTCAAATCTggtgtttcatgagagaaccaagcATATTGAG CATGGAtctggcatttgtgacatcgccgcacgtaTTTCACATATtctgtctccatggtag